One Vanrija pseudolonga chromosome 5, complete sequence genomic window, gggtgggtgagACGGACGGCTGTTGCCAGGCCGGGACGGACTATGCCGAGCAGGCTGTGCGGCGTAGCGGCGTTGATGCGGATAAGACTTGTTAGGGAAAGTCCCAGGAGTCCGGTTCTGCAGGAGTTAATTATGGGCGAGAcggagagagagggaggtggggggtgggAGAAAGAAGACTTacggcggggagggggggaggggggggggggggggggtcgcTCAGGTACAGCAATGACGAAGTGGGAGGGGGAGTGGAAGGAAGGAGCGGTGGACGGAGGGGGGGAAGGGTCAAACTCGCGGGGTGAGGGCGGGTTCGACGGACAGCGTTTTAACGAACAGCTGGGGAGGTGTGTGATAGGTTTATTGTTCTCAACGCAGAgaacgaggaggacgacgagcagtgGAGAGGGGTCCGTGTGTaggtgtgggtgtgggtggtggttgttctatggtggctggctggctgcagctGGCGGGGCAAAGTCTCAGAGCTACTCAAAGGCGGTGACGATCCAAGCGCCGCCTTCGAGGTGGTGGTTATATCTGTGTCCTGTTGTTGGCCAGCCAGTCGAGCGAGAGCAAGGTGAcccaagcagcagcagccggcagCAGGTGCATTGCAACAAATCCCctcatctcgtcctcgtcctcctcaggcagcaagcaggcagcggcggcggcggcggttgtgACGACTGCTGCGCAATTCGACAACTAGCTATGTCGCACTCCCTCTCACTTCTGATGCGCCTCCCTCCCACCCTCCCTCTGCCCCTCTGGCCCTCTGGCCCCGCGCGCATCGCGTCACAATCTCTTCTCTGGCCCCGGTACTCGAGCCTGTGGAGACTGTAGGTGTCCCTTTGGCATTccctgggtgggtgggttggctGGAAGGAGGCAGCTGGCAAGGCTGCTGGGCAACAGCAGCTGGACCAGGCCAGCTGGACATTTGGAAGGACGGCAGCTGCGAGGTGTTGTGCAGCTGCTCGGCTCCTCTCCTTCCTTCCGCCCCCCTGCCATGAGCCTCGCTGCCCACCCACTGTACCCCTTCTGGGGGCTTTACGCCATTCAAGcacagcgcagcagcagtatACTCCGAACAAAGTGTCAGGCATCAGACGCCAGAGACGCCAGCAGCCACCCACGCCCAGGGCCCACCCCAGCATTCCCATTCCTCGGTCGCGGAACCTACCCTCGACGGCACAAGACTGAGAGAGTCTGGAACTTTTGGCATTTGCCCGACGACCGAAACATTTTCCATCAACTGTCCCTGGGCCGATTTGAATAAACAAGAAGTCGTCGTGGCGATTGAAAGATTTCGTAACAACAGGTGGGGGTCGCATTAAATAGCGGAAGTATAAAACACAATTAAACATAATCAATTTCAACGTAGGCGACAAGCCTTTGGGCGCCGCCATTTGGCCCTCATGGCCTAAACGCAGACACCGAACAAACCACGAGTTCCCAAGAATAAACACCACATTGGCCACAACACGACTGCGCACCACGGGCACCAAGGGCGGCGGCTCCTGTTGCCTCGGGGCCCACGGCATGCCCCTCGTTTCCGCTCCTGATTCTTCGGCAGTTCTCACgtccctcctcaccctctcATGCCATGACACAACACACCTCACGAATGACACAAAACGCTCCAAGCCACTCACAGATCCCACATCTCACAGACCGGTGCAAACCTACTCCATCCAACCAGTGCTCGCTTGTCTGCGGATCTCCGTGTTTTATGTAAGCTGTGCGGCGTCGATCAGTTGTGTCTAGTCGGAAGCGGTGTTGTGGCGACGCCGGTggcgatctcggcgtcgggttGGCTGGGGTTGTGCgagtggtggggtgggtgccTTCTGTGGTGAGTTTATGTGCCATCAGGCGCGCGTTCAAACCAACGCCATACCACGTCACTGTGAGCGAGACGATCCAGACCGCACCGCCACAATTACACCAGCCAAGAGACTGAGAAAGCATATCTGCATGAAAGAGGAAGGATAAGGAGGATATCCGCAGGCATGGCTGGGGATAAGACTGTCTTGGCAGAGCCGTTGATAATTCACATAGGTCCGTAGCGGTGCTGCTGACGCCAGAGGAGGCAGGCGCGTTGGCGCGAAAGACGCCGTGACATACCTAAGCcacagcagcgccagcgcgcgcctCCGCCACGGCGTTCTCAACCCAACGCTTCCACTGAGCTTGGCGCTCGGCCAGCCGGTCctggggcggggcgacgtgctcgaaCCAGCGTTTGATGCGTTCGGAACGCAGGCGCCACTCGGCGACTGCGTCACGCGTGTCGATagtcgcgagcgagcgacgcgcctGGGGCGGCACACGCTCGTTGaacggcgacgcgcggggGCCAATCTCGTTGatgtcggtgccggcgcacAGCGCGTTCCACTCGGCGGGCGGGACCTGCTTGCTAAACTCGTGCTGGCGGATGGTGACGGCGGCCATCTTGCCGACAGCGAGGTGCCAACCAATGTGGCAGTGCAGTGCCCAGACGCCagggtcgtcgagcttgatgCGGAGGAGCGCCCACGTGCCCGGCGTGATGGTGAGCGTGTCGCGGCGGATAGGGTTGTGGAGGTTAATGTTGGTGAGGGCCGGGATGTCCGCTGTTGTGAggctgccgttgccgcgcGCGATGAGGTAGAACGGACGGCCATGCAGGTGGAAGGGGTGCGCGAGGGGCTgtgggtcgaggaggttgatCTTGGGTCAGCTTTCGCAACGAGAGTGCTATCACCCACGATGAGGTCGGCCGTGCCGTCGTTGTTAAAGGTCACCGAGGGGATGTTGGACGCGTTGAGcgcccggccggcggcgagctcggagaagaagggcgagtTGATGTAGTTGCTGCGACTGTCAGCGAGCACACACCCCCAGCACTCACAGGTACGGCGTGTTGTTGAACGCGAGGGAGAGGTACGGCGCGCCCGTCTGCGggtcgaggaagacgcccgagtgcgagtcgagctgggcaGCAGTGACCGTCTCGGCCGGTGCGTCCTCGGGCAGCGaggggacgaggagcgcgtcgtcaaagtcggtGCAGGGGGTCGTGTGTGGTTCCGCGAGGTCAGGCCACGGGCGGTGCACCGGGACAGCGGTGGACGCCTTGCCTGCGGCATCAGTGTAGCGCAGCACGCCGAAGCCTGCGAACGCGACCGAGGGGTTCTGGCAGTACGTGGCTGCGTTGACGCGGATGATGGCGGCCGTGTCCTGGCCCTGGTCGAGCGTGGCGATGACGCTGTACCGCTGCCCGTTGTTGACCGGCACCTCGTGCGTGGCGAACGGCTTGATCGGCGTCGAGTCGGCCTCGATGACCTGCAGGACATGGCTGTCGATCGACACACGCACCATTGCGTGTCCGCCGGGGTTGATGATGCGGAGGCGCAcgcgcgagccggcgggCAGCGCAAGCTCGTACGGCGTCTTCTGGACACACGGCACACCCTGCTGTGTCGTGGTGCAGTCGACCTGGCCGACGCCGTTGACGATGATGGCGTCGGGCATGGCGACGACAGGCACGCCGCGGTAGCCGGCATGCACGTCCGAGATGCCGCTGATGATCGTCTCGCTCTGCGTGTCGTACCAGTCGCTCGCCCAGAGGATGTAGTCGGCGTCGTAGTCGCGCCcgaggcgcagcggcgcgtcgcgcgagtGGATGACGAGCCCGCCATACAGGCCGTCAGACATCGTGTTGCCATAGTGCGAGTGGTAGAAGTAGGTGCCGGCCGAGTCGGCAGTGAAGCGGTAGGTAAACGTCGCGCCGGGGCGGATGGGGCACTGCGTGAAGCCCGGCACGCCGTCCATGTAGTTTgtgccgcgctgctcgagcccGTGCCAGTGGATGCtctgcggcgtgtcgatCGCGTTCGTGACGTGGATTTCGAtcatctcgccctcgaacGCCTCGATAGTCGGGCCGGGGAACAGGCCGTTGATCGTCGTCAGGCGGCGCAGGAAGCCGTCCgggtcgccggcggcgtacgTGATCGTAAAGTTGTAGCTGCGGACCGTGGGGCCGTGGCCGTTGCCGTGGGCGTTGGAGTTGTTGTCGTTGCAGTGGCCGTGGTCGCCGTGGTTCTTGTCACCGCCCTGGTCACCACCGCCACTGTGGTTCGGGTCACCGCCACtctcgcccccgccaccatAGGCGTCACCGTCGCGCTTGTCATAGCCCGCACAAGCACCAAGCGTGACGGCaaagctcggcgccgacgccgtgaggctcggcagcggcggctggtCGACGGGCCAGAAGAGGCCGAGCGGGGGGTGCGGCGAAGGCGGGAGAGGGTCGATGTGGACCGGGCCGGGGGGGATCGGAACGGCGGGATACACCGAGGGGAGGGACGCCGTGCCGGCTGCgaggggcggggtgggcgacTGGGCGTGCGCACCCGCCAGGAGCAGGAGGGTGGTGAGGAAGAGGCGCATCGTGCCGGTTGGCAAGGTGGGGTGAGGCATTTGTGTTTGTGCCGCGCCAGCACGACTTTATACACTCTTtcggctcggcctcgagccccCCAAAGTCGcacgcagcgccgccggggcaCTGGCTTTACTCACTCCCACGGAGGTGAGGAGTGCATGTGTAAGGCTGCTCGCTCAGCAAAGGCGAtgtctgtgtgtgtgtgcgtgcgtgtgggcGTGGACGAGAACCTGTCCGGATGTCCGTGCGGATTGTCTCGAGATCGATGGTGGACGGACGGGGACTGGGAGTGTCGTCGCTGGTCGTGGCGGTGACGCTCTGCCCCTACTTCCCCTGTCTTGTGTTGCGTTATCTcgcgcgtccgcgtccgcaCAGACGGGGGATTTGAATGGGTAAGGTGTCCGTCTCAGGGGTGGGTGGACGTTGATGAGGACGATGGGTaggggagaggagggccTGCGCCGGGAAGGGGGCCGGGGTGGGGTACATTCGTGAAGCGTGGATGAAGAAGCGGAGACACGATCGccgctgggcgctggcgcgcgcgtgcacaGGGGACGACACGACACGGTCAGtgtcgcgcagcagcacgatgCATACCACCCTTTGATTgaccgacgaggcggcgagcgcgacgcgagcggTCGCGAAGAACgtggtgcgcgagcgagcgtgcctcgggcaggcggcgagtgagcgagtgagtgagtggcaCAGTGGCagacagacgacgacgcgaccgtggcggcggggacgggcCGGCACCGGGCATAACCCCTGCGATAtggagcggcgagcgggcaTGGCGGGCACTTGGCGTCTATTTGAGGCGCCTGCTCGGGGATAATTCAGCAGATAAGAAGAGGTAGATACGTGTcccctgccgctgctgccgcagAATATGGCAGTCGTTAGTGCCCGCCGCAGAATACAGTTAATTAgtgcccgcgccgcgagcgaccAACTTTACAGTTTGCTAGTTAGTGCCCGTTACGCGACTGCCTGCCGCCAGCGAGCAGTCGGAGGTCCGGACATCGGCCAGCCAgtgagccagccagcgagcgatgaagcgacggcgagcgagcggcgcccgcgcccgtgcccgccACTGGGCCATGGGCTCCGCGGATGCGTGTGCTTTGGCGGCGTGTTGCTCGACTCGGCTAGCTACAGTAGAGGGGTTGGTTCATTAGACGCGCACACGTGCTGCGGATGGCACCGCCCAAATGGCGCACTAcagcgtggcggcgcgttcCTACCTGCCTACCTGCCTGCCACTGGCGGGGCCACTGAATGCCCAGCCTATgcatacacacacacaacaacaGATGCCGCTTCGCCTCAGGCGAAactacgacctcgaccggaccacctcgccctcgccccgcgcggcgcgtagcgcgcgctcaaggctGGCGATCCGTCCGTACAGgctcccagccgccgcccgcgccgccgcgcgctcctggTCAAGCAGGCGCAGCGTGCCGCCCAGCTGGGCGTGCAGCTTGTCCGCGACCGCCTGGGCACGgacagcgcgcgcgtcggctgCGTCCAGCACGGCGTggagggcggcgcgttcggcagcgcagcgcgcgcaagcggcgccgagctctgCGCAGCCGGGCGGGGTAGTCGAGCTTGCCTGCGCGGCCCCGGCCTCGGGCACCATCCTGTCGTTGCTGTACAGCGTGATACGCAGCGAtgcgaccgcgtcgtcgtcgtcagacggtggcgccgagctgctgctgcgtaTCAGTTtcccgcccagcgcccgcccgcccgggCAACTCAcgtgctgtcgtcgtcgtcatcataGCTCGTGTCAGTGGCGGTGCTAaggctcggcgcgtcgtcgcttgtCGCCACACTCGACAAagggctcggcgcgtcgtcgtcgtcgtcatcttcgCTGGTGGCCACGCTCGACGGGCTGGGAGCGGTTtcgcgccagtcgtcgtGGTCATCGCTGACACGACGTGACTTGCGGCGGTGcagcttgtcctcgtcgtcgtcgtcgtcgtcgtcgtcggctgaAGGCGACTTTCGCCGCAGCGTGCTGTtgcccggcgtcgtcgccgccggtccgtgccaccacgccgacggcacgtGCGCGTGTGCAACGGCGGCATGCGGCTTCTCCGCGTCCCGCGACAGCACCTGCAGCCACGCTACGGTCGTttccttcttcttcttcttcgtctcGGTACGCATGCCGATTGTgtcttgttgttgtggcgcgggtggcgggCGGTGTCACTCCGCGGGTGGGCGGTGCGAGGCGAAGAAGCGGCGTtgttgtcgtcctcgtcacgagctcggcaggcCGTGCGGGATGAGGTATGCAGAGGCAGCGGGCGGGAGGCTCTACGCTGGAACTGCAGCTGCTTTCAAGTCGCGTCGAGTGGGGTCACGTCAGTTGGCGTCTGTTGTTGTTGGCTGGAGGCAGGCGACAACAGATGTGTCAGTCGCCATTTatccctcgtcctcgtcctcgcccgcgtcctcgcctcgtcacctccagctcgcccacGCACACTGCGCACaacgctcacgctcacgcaTCACGCACCACGCACCGCCTAGCCCTCTatggcctcggcctggacCGACCTGGGTACGCATTGTGTCAGGGCGGTAGACAGCACAGACCTGTACCACCAATGTTCTCCCCAACGCGCCGAGTGCCACAAAGACTGCTTCTTCGACGCCACGCTCACACGGCCAGTGCTCGAACTGTTTTCACTCGGTCAGTGCTGCAGGCCAGCCTGGCCATTGCAAAGCGTGCACTCTCACCCCGGCCAGGGTGGGTTGGGTCCACAACCACCGGCACCATCCCCAGCCCCGTCGCACCACGCCCAGTCGCACAACAGATGTCATCGGATACGAATCTTTACAATCAAATCGAGTCTCACGTCATGTTTGCTTCGGACatgtcgcgtcgcgtcgcactgcgcgcgcgctcgcgcctcAGAACCCGTCCTCAgtctcgctcgccgtctcgtcgacaaagtcgtagtcgtcggcgaggtcgtcctcgacagcctcggtCGCAGGAGTGGCAGGCGTGTGCACCggctcgacgtgctcaacctcgtcgacgtcaacGTCCGAGAACGAAAAGTTGGAGTgaacctcgtcgtcgtcgacggttGAAGGAGCGACAGAGCTCAGGCgctcgctcagctcggcAGCAGAAGGGGCAGGCGAGCGAGAAGCATCCTTGGGAGTGGGGAGGT contains:
- the LAC2_1 gene encoding Laccase-2 — its product is MRLFLTTLLLLAAGTASLPSVYPAVPIPPGPVHIDPLPPSPHPPLGLFWPVDQPPLPSLTASAPSFAVTLGACAGYDKRDGDAYGGGGESGGDPNHSGGGDQGGDKNHGDHGHCNDNNSNAHGNGHGPTVRSYNFTITYAAGDPDGFLRRLTTINGLFPGPTIEAFEGEMIEIHVTNAIDTPQSIHWHGLEQRGTNYMDGVPGFTQCPIRPGATFTYRFTADSAGTYFYHSHYGNTMSDGLYGGLVIHSRDAPLRLGRDYDADYILWASDWYDTQSETIISGISDVHAGYRGVPVVAMPDAIIVNGVGQVDCTTTQQGVPCVQKTPYELALPAGSRVRLRIINPGGHAMVRVSIDSHVLQVIEADSTPIKPFATHEVPVNNGQRYSVIATLDQGQDTAAIIRVNAATYCQNPSVAFAGFGVLRYTDAAGKASTAVPVHRPWPDLAEPHTTPCTDFDDALLVPSLPEDAPAETVTAAQLDSHSGVFLDPQTGAPYLSLAFNNTPYLNYINSPFFSELAAGRALNASNIPSVTFNNDGTADLIINLLDPQPLAHPFHLHGRPFYLIARGNGSLTTADIPALTNINLHNPIRRDTLTITPGTWALLRIKLDDPGVWALHCHIGWHLAVGKMAAVTIRQHEFSKQVPPAEWNALCAGTDINEIGPRASPFNERVPPQARRSLATIDTRDAVAEWRLRSERIKRWFEHVAPPQDRLAERQAQWKRWVENAVAEARAGAAVA